In Ancylomarina subtilis, the genomic stretch CTTCTCAAGGTAATAAATCATTTCTTGTTCAAAACGATTTTTATCGATATGTTGCTTCTCAACAAACTCGTTTAAGTTGTCGTTTATTCTCGTTTTGATTGTATTGATTCTGTCGTCTTCAAATTGAGGGACTTGTGAAAGCAGATCTTCAATAATATGGATTCTGGAAAAAATATCTTCTTCAAGAGCTGCTCCTTCCTGAGCTCTGAACTTGATTAATTCCTGGATAGCTGATTGTGCACCTTTATGTATCAATTCCCACTCATTTTCATCTAAAGCCTGATGTTCAACTTTTAATGTGTCAGGAAGTTTGATTATTGTGTTTAAAAGGGGTTCATTATCAATAGAGATATTTAATTTCTCTGATAAATCCTGAAGTTGACGATAGTATGCCTCAACAATGGGTTGATTAATCTTTGTCTCTTTTTCAGCACCAACACTCTCAATGAAGATTGAAAGCTCAACCTTACCACGCTCCAGTTGCTTTTTTATATCATTACGAAGCACCAAATCTTTTTCCTTATATAAATTGGGGATTCGGGTGAAGATATCGAGCTGTTTGCTGTTAAGGGATTTTATTTCGATGGAAACTTTTTTATTCTCCAATTCAAGAGTGGCTTTTCCGAAGCCCGTCATTGATATTAACATAGTAGCGAAAGTTGATTTTTGCAAAGGTAAGGCTTTGAATGCGATTTGCAAATAGACAGTCAGCTAAGTTGTTTGAACTTAGCTTTCATAAATAATAAATATGGGCTTAATACTTCACAACGGCTTTTGTTTTCCACTTTCCTGTTCGGTAATAGAAATATGAAAAGCTCATCCCAATGACCCAGCCCATAGGGATTGACCACCAGATTCCATCTTCACCAATTTTGGATGATAAGAGATATGCAGCAGGAATTCTGATAATCCACAGTGAAAATAGAGTAATAAACATAGGAATCAGTGTGTCTCCGGCTCCTCGCAGAACACCATGTATGGTGAACATAGAAGAAAAGATCAGGTAGAATGAGCTCACTATAATTAAATAGTTCTGACCGATTTCTATAACCTGTTGATCTGTTGTAAACATTCGCATTAAATGACTTCCAAAGATGACTATGAGAGCTGTCATTGCCAAACAAAAAATATTGGACATGATAAAGGTGGCTTTGAATCCTCTTTTGACACGGTCGATTTTATTTGCGCCTAAATTTTGACCAACAAACGCGGCTACTGCTTGCGAAAAATTCATGGCAGGCATCATAGCTAAAGAATCAATACGCCCCGCTGCCGTATATGCGGCAATCACATCGGTACCAAAGGTGTTAACAATTCCTAGCAGAGCCATCATTCCCATAGCCACAAATGTATGTTGTAGACCCGAAGGTAAACCGATTTTTAAACTTTTGTAAAATAACTCTTTATCAAACCTGAGTTTGGATAAAGCAAATTTCATTATTTTATGACTGCGATTTAGATAAAGTAATGCAGCAATAAAAGCAATGCCTTGAGCTAAAACAGTGGCCCAGGCTGCCCCACCAATTCCCCATTTAAAAACCATTACAAAAAGCAGGTCGAATACAATGTTCAGTATAGAAGCCAATATTAGGAAATAAAGCGGTGTTTTTGAATCACCTAAACCACGCAGAACTGAACTGGTTCCGTTAAACCCAAAGAAAAGAATCATCCCTGCCATATAAATGTTTAAATAGATGGTTGCCTGAGGCAAAAGTTCTTCGGGTAATTGCAGCAGTCTAAATAGATCTTCACTAAAAATGATGCTAAGAATCGAAATGATGAAACCGGACACAAACAAAAAGATGTACATGGTGTCTATCGATCGTTTAACCCGATCAATATCCTTCGCGCCATAAAATTGTGATATGACAATGGAAAAGCCTGATCCGATACCTATCAGGAGAGCAATTAAAGTGAATATGATTGGAAATGAAGCACCAACCGAGGCCAGAGCTTCTTTGCCAAGTACTTTTCCGACAATGATACTATCAACAATATTATAAAGTTGCTGAAATACATTGCCCAAAAGCATGGGTAGCGTAAAGTTAAATATATGGCGTGCTACGTTTCCAGTAGTGAAGTCTTTCATTGGAAAATTATTGGTTTACAAAGCTCCCAATTTAATTCGGAATCTCAAAATCTGACTTAATAAATTTAGAGTTCATCCAAGTCATGATGTTTTATGAAAGTTTAGGGTATAAAAAAAGCACCAAAGTTTTAGAACTTTGATGCTTTAAAGCGGAGAGAGAGGGATTCGAACCCCCGGTACGTTGCCGCACAATAGTTTTCAAGACTACCGCATTCGACCACTCTGCCATCTCTCCTGAATTGAGCGGGAAACGAGACTCAAACTCGCGACCCTCAGCTTGGAAGGCTGATGCTCTATCAACTGAGCTATTCCCGCAGGAAAATGTAATAGTGGGGAGAGCAGGATTCGAACCTACGAAGACGAAGTCAGCGGAGTTACAGTCCGCCCCAGTTGGCCACTTTGGTATCTCCCCAATATGTTTACAATAAAATTGAGCGGGAAACGAGACTCAAACTCGCGACCCTCAGCTTGGAAGGCTGATGCTCTATCAACTGAGCTATTCCCGCAGATCTTTAGCAATTCATCGATCGTTATCGAATGAATTTGTTTGCTTCAGAATATTGTGGGAAGAGCAGGATTCGAACCTACGAAGACGAAGTCAGCGGAGTTACAGTCCGCCCCAGTTGGCCACTTTGGTATCTTCCCAGTTGCAATGTTTATTGGGTGATCGTTATCTCCCTATTGCGATGCAAATATAGATGCTTTCCCCGAATATACAAGCCTTCTAAAAATATTTTTTTGAGAAAAGAGAAGTGATTTTATGTAAGTATTTGATTTCCTAGTTACTATTTTGTGAACTTTTTTTTGAAAAAAAATCAAGCTTCACGATTTTCATTATTAAACGATGATTAATTCATATTTTCGAGGTGGAATCAAGCAGTCTTTAATCTCAAATGCCATCTTTAAAGATGCGGTTTCAATTTAATAGAATCATTTATAACCGAAATTTAAAGGTAAAGAATCGTATTAATTACTTTCTTAATAAAAGTTGGGCATTAAAAAACCGCAACTGAATGTAGCTGCGGTTCTTTTACTATTATATAGTGTATCGGTTTTAATTCACTAAGTTTAATAAAACTCAAGGAAGTTTTTCATTGAGCCCAGGTAGTAATCTTGCCAGCCTTCAACAATTTCGTCATAGGCTTCGTCAGGAATATTGGTATGCGTTAATTCCAATAAGGTATTCTTTCCTGCTTTTTTTAGGGTAAAGCTGACAATCGATGGATTTTCAGTTTCTCCAAAAAACCATTCCTGAACCAATTTGTAGTCTTTCACGACCTGAATATTGCAACCTGAAATATCACCTTCCCACAATGAGAAAACAGTTCCAACCTGATCATCCATAGTTGCAGGATATCCAGTCCATAGCTCAATTTGGAAAGGATTTGTCAGCGCATTAAATACTTCTTCTTGATTTGCTGATATCTCCAGAGTATAGTTGTAGTCTTTCATGATGCTTTGTTTTATTTGAATGCAAAAATAATTTGAATAATAGATTTCGCTAACTATTTGAGAAGATATTTTGAAAATAGGCTTTATCTTCTGATAATCACGCCTTTTTTCCTTAATAATTATTCATTAACTTGTGATATGTGACTTTGTAAATCGCTGATAATGAATGTTGAATTTGGCTTTGTTATCCAGAGATTGCAAAAAAGTTAAATCTTAAGGAGTCTAAATAAAAATAAATGATATATTTGTCTCATTATTTATAAAGATTCTAACTAATAATCAAAGAATATATGTCAAGTTTTGAAATTCTAATGCCCAAGTTGGGGGAGAGTGTTCAGGAGGCAACCATCACC encodes the following:
- a CDS encoding YicC/YloC family endoribonuclease, with product MLISMTGFGKATLELENKKVSIEIKSLNSKQLDIFTRIPNLYKEKDLVLRNDIKKQLERGKVELSIFIESVGAEKETKINQPIVEAYYRQLQDLSEKLNISIDNEPLLNTIIKLPDTLKVEHQALDENEWELIHKGAQSAIQELIKFRAQEGAALEEDIFSRIHIIEDLLSQVPQFEDDRINTIKTRINDNLNEFVEKQHIDKNRFEQEMIYYLEKFDITEEKVRLANHCKYFIETAQTHEAIGKKLGFIAQEIGREINTLGSKANDTNLQKIVIQMKDELEKIKEQLLNVL
- a CDS encoding SRPBCC domain-containing protein, with translation MKDYNYTLEISANQEEVFNALTNPFQIELWTGYPATMDDQVGTVFSLWEGDISGCNIQVVKDYKLVQEWFFGETENPSIVSFTLKKAGKNTLLELTHTNIPDEAYDEIVEGWQDYYLGSMKNFLEFY
- a CDS encoding MATE family efflux transporter, with amino-acid sequence MKDFTTGNVARHIFNFTLPMLLGNVFQQLYNIVDSIIVGKVLGKEALASVGASFPIIFTLIALLIGIGSGFSIVISQFYGAKDIDRVKRSIDTMYIFLFVSGFIISILSIIFSEDLFRLLQLPEELLPQATIYLNIYMAGMILFFGFNGTSSVLRGLGDSKTPLYFLILASILNIVFDLLFVMVFKWGIGGAAWATVLAQGIAFIAALLYLNRSHKIMKFALSKLRFDKELFYKSLKIGLPSGLQHTFVAMGMMALLGIVNTFGTDVIAAYTAAGRIDSLAMMPAMNFSQAVAAFVGQNLGANKIDRVKRGFKATFIMSNIFCLAMTALIVIFGSHLMRMFTTDQQVIEIGQNYLIIVSSFYLIFSSMFTIHGVLRGAGDTLIPMFITLFSLWIIRIPAAYLLSSKIGEDGIWWSIPMGWVIGMSFSYFYYRTGKWKTKAVVKY